From the genome of Penaeus chinensis breed Huanghai No. 1 chromosome 8, ASM1920278v2, whole genome shotgun sequence, one region includes:
- the LOC125028327 gene encoding major facilitator superfamily domain-containing protein 9-like isoform X2 has product MGLYKIQRLVYIIGFLDLLGASLIIPLIILQVRSLGLSHVVGGTINSVYGVLQLVTSPAVGRWSDGWGRRPVMLVCLIATAISYVILGASQSLLVIISGRVMAGIFKHSQTVCRALLADVTPPEDRSRVFGIFNAASSMGFIVGPMLGGHLSELENGFTLVCNIGALFFILDFALCWLFLPNVEPAHSRSSKGISEGETVLQAFSFMKDIDWKVFGDIFLVRFFLSFSSLVYRSNFSLLIDQNFGASPKVIGYLISFQGIISAVAGFFTGKVSKIYQDSQRELFHSSVLLTLALLGLTVAPSLTLLLACLIPLCVSSAVIRVSSSAITIGRCEPDKVGSVTGFGQSIASVARMITPLIAGLTQEISIYGPGMTGTLSAGIGAALAGIISYRQKSKKE; this is encoded by the exons ATGGGTCTCTACAAGATACAGCGGCTGGTCTACATCATTGGATTTTTG GATCTATTGGGTGCCAGCCTTATCATCCCTCTGATCATCTTACAAGTGCGAAGCCTCGGGCTCTCTCATGTGGTGGGCGGGACCATTAACTCTGTGTATGGTGTCCTGCAGCTGGTAACCTCACCAGCAGTG GGCCGATGGAGTGATGGATGGGGGAGGCGGCCAGTCATGCTGGTGTGCTTGATTGCAACAGCTATCAGTTACGTCATTCTTGGAGCATCTCAATCTCTTCTGGTCATCATCAGTGGGAGAGTTATGGCAG GAATATTCAAGCACAGTCAAACAGTGTGCAGAGCTCTCCTGGCAGATGTGACGCCACCAGAGGACAGATCAAGAGTTTTCGGCATTTTTAATGCTGCTTCTAGCATGGGGTTCATTGTTGGGCCAATGCTTGGAG GTCACCTCTCTGAGCTTGAGAATGGATTTACCCTTGTCTGTAACATTGGTGCATTGTTCTTTATCCTGGACTTTG cATTGTGTTGGTTGTTTCTCCCAAACGTTGAGCCAGCTCACTCACGGTCATCTAAGGGTATATCAGAAGGGGAAACAGTCCTCCAGGCATTCTCATTTATGAAAGACATCGACTGGAAAGTGTTTGGGGATATTTTCCTCGTACGATTTTTCCTCAGCTTCTCATCCTTGGTGTACAGATCAAACTTTTCCCTTTTGATCGATCAGAATTTTGGAGCTAGTCCAAAAGTTATAGGCTACCTTATATCTTTCCAG ggCATCATCAGTGCTGTAGCAGGATTCTTTACAGGCAAGGTATCCAAAATCTACCAGGACTCTCAGCGTGAGCTTTTCCACAGCTCAGTTCTTCTTACACTAGCTCTGCTGGGGCTAACTGTAGCACCATCTTTAACATTACTGCTAGCGTGCCTCATACCTTTGTGCGTTAGCTCTGCTGTGATAAGAGTCAGCAGCTCAGCCATCACCATAGGGCGATGTGAGCCTGACAAG GTGGGATCAGTGACCGGTTTTGGCCAAAGCATAGCCTCAGTAGCACGTATGATCACCCCTTTGATAGCAGGTCTTACTCAAGAGATTAGCATATATGGTCCAGGAATGACAGGCACTCTTTCTGCTGGCATTGGGGCAGCACTTGCGGGAATCATTTCGTATAGGCAGAAGTCCAAAAAGGAGTAA
- the LOC125028327 gene encoding major facilitator superfamily domain-containing protein 9-like isoform X1 — MGLYKIQRLVYIIGFLDLLGVSLILPLILPMVKNLVDSHLAAGCITSLYGGIQLFSSPAVDLLGASLIIPLIILQVRSLGLSHVVGGTINSVYGVLQLVTSPAVGRWSDGWGRRPVMLVCLIATAISYVILGASQSLLVIISGRVMAGIFKHSQTVCRALLADVTPPEDRSRVFGIFNAASSMGFIVGPMLGGHLSELENGFTLVCNIGALFFILDFALCWLFLPNVEPAHSRSSKGISEGETVLQAFSFMKDIDWKVFGDIFLVRFFLSFSSLVYRSNFSLLIDQNFGASPKVIGYLISFQGIISAVAGFFTGKVSKIYQDSQRELFHSSVLLTLALLGLTVAPSLTLLLACLIPLCVSSAVIRVSSSAITIGRCEPDKVGSVTGFGQSIASVARMITPLIAGLTQEISIYGPGMTGTLSAGIGAALAGIISYRQKSKKE, encoded by the exons ATGGGTCTCTACAAGATACAGCGGCTGGTCTACATCATTGGATTTTTG GACCTTCTAGGAGTGAGCTTAATTCTGCCTCTGATTCTACCTATGGTTAAGAACTTGGTTGACTCTCACCTGGCTGCAGGTTGCATCACTTCCCTCTATGGGGGGATCCAGTTATTTTCAAGTCCAGCTGTG GATCTATTGGGTGCCAGCCTTATCATCCCTCTGATCATCTTACAAGTGCGAAGCCTCGGGCTCTCTCATGTGGTGGGCGGGACCATTAACTCTGTGTATGGTGTCCTGCAGCTGGTAACCTCACCAGCAGTG GGCCGATGGAGTGATGGATGGGGGAGGCGGCCAGTCATGCTGGTGTGCTTGATTGCAACAGCTATCAGTTACGTCATTCTTGGAGCATCTCAATCTCTTCTGGTCATCATCAGTGGGAGAGTTATGGCAG GAATATTCAAGCACAGTCAAACAGTGTGCAGAGCTCTCCTGGCAGATGTGACGCCACCAGAGGACAGATCAAGAGTTTTCGGCATTTTTAATGCTGCTTCTAGCATGGGGTTCATTGTTGGGCCAATGCTTGGAG GTCACCTCTCTGAGCTTGAGAATGGATTTACCCTTGTCTGTAACATTGGTGCATTGTTCTTTATCCTGGACTTTG cATTGTGTTGGTTGTTTCTCCCAAACGTTGAGCCAGCTCACTCACGGTCATCTAAGGGTATATCAGAAGGGGAAACAGTCCTCCAGGCATTCTCATTTATGAAAGACATCGACTGGAAAGTGTTTGGGGATATTTTCCTCGTACGATTTTTCCTCAGCTTCTCATCCTTGGTGTACAGATCAAACTTTTCCCTTTTGATCGATCAGAATTTTGGAGCTAGTCCAAAAGTTATAGGCTACCTTATATCTTTCCAG ggCATCATCAGTGCTGTAGCAGGATTCTTTACAGGCAAGGTATCCAAAATCTACCAGGACTCTCAGCGTGAGCTTTTCCACAGCTCAGTTCTTCTTACACTAGCTCTGCTGGGGCTAACTGTAGCACCATCTTTAACATTACTGCTAGCGTGCCTCATACCTTTGTGCGTTAGCTCTGCTGTGATAAGAGTCAGCAGCTCAGCCATCACCATAGGGCGATGTGAGCCTGACAAG GTGGGATCAGTGACCGGTTTTGGCCAAAGCATAGCCTCAGTAGCACGTATGATCACCCCTTTGATAGCAGGTCTTACTCAAGAGATTAGCATATATGGTCCAGGAATGACAGGCACTCTTTCTGCTGGCATTGGGGCAGCACTTGCGGGAATCATTTCGTATAGGCAGAAGTCCAAAAAGGAGTAA
- the LOC125028327 gene encoding major facilitator superfamily domain-containing protein 9-like isoform X3: MGLYKIQRLVYIIGFLDLLGVSLILPLILPMVKNLVDSHLAAGCITSLYGGIQLFSSPAVGRWSDGWGRRPVMLVCLIATAISYVILGASQSLLVIISGRVMAGIFKHSQTVCRALLADVTPPEDRSRVFGIFNAASSMGFIVGPMLGGHLSELENGFTLVCNIGALFFILDFALCWLFLPNVEPAHSRSSKGISEGETVLQAFSFMKDIDWKVFGDIFLVRFFLSFSSLVYRSNFSLLIDQNFGASPKVIGYLISFQGIISAVAGFFTGKVSKIYQDSQRELFHSSVLLTLALLGLTVAPSLTLLLACLIPLCVSSAVIRVSSSAITIGRCEPDKVGSVTGFGQSIASVARMITPLIAGLTQEISIYGPGMTGTLSAGIGAALAGIISYRQKSKKE, translated from the exons ATGGGTCTCTACAAGATACAGCGGCTGGTCTACATCATTGGATTTTTG GACCTTCTAGGAGTGAGCTTAATTCTGCCTCTGATTCTACCTATGGTTAAGAACTTGGTTGACTCTCACCTGGCTGCAGGTTGCATCACTTCCCTCTATGGGGGGATCCAGTTATTTTCAAGTCCAGCTGTG GGCCGATGGAGTGATGGATGGGGGAGGCGGCCAGTCATGCTGGTGTGCTTGATTGCAACAGCTATCAGTTACGTCATTCTTGGAGCATCTCAATCTCTTCTGGTCATCATCAGTGGGAGAGTTATGGCAG GAATATTCAAGCACAGTCAAACAGTGTGCAGAGCTCTCCTGGCAGATGTGACGCCACCAGAGGACAGATCAAGAGTTTTCGGCATTTTTAATGCTGCTTCTAGCATGGGGTTCATTGTTGGGCCAATGCTTGGAG GTCACCTCTCTGAGCTTGAGAATGGATTTACCCTTGTCTGTAACATTGGTGCATTGTTCTTTATCCTGGACTTTG cATTGTGTTGGTTGTTTCTCCCAAACGTTGAGCCAGCTCACTCACGGTCATCTAAGGGTATATCAGAAGGGGAAACAGTCCTCCAGGCATTCTCATTTATGAAAGACATCGACTGGAAAGTGTTTGGGGATATTTTCCTCGTACGATTTTTCCTCAGCTTCTCATCCTTGGTGTACAGATCAAACTTTTCCCTTTTGATCGATCAGAATTTTGGAGCTAGTCCAAAAGTTATAGGCTACCTTATATCTTTCCAG ggCATCATCAGTGCTGTAGCAGGATTCTTTACAGGCAAGGTATCCAAAATCTACCAGGACTCTCAGCGTGAGCTTTTCCACAGCTCAGTTCTTCTTACACTAGCTCTGCTGGGGCTAACTGTAGCACCATCTTTAACATTACTGCTAGCGTGCCTCATACCTTTGTGCGTTAGCTCTGCTGTGATAAGAGTCAGCAGCTCAGCCATCACCATAGGGCGATGTGAGCCTGACAAG GTGGGATCAGTGACCGGTTTTGGCCAAAGCATAGCCTCAGTAGCACGTATGATCACCCCTTTGATAGCAGGTCTTACTCAAGAGATTAGCATATATGGTCCAGGAATGACAGGCACTCTTTCTGCTGGCATTGGGGCAGCACTTGCGGGAATCATTTCGTATAGGCAGAAGTCCAAAAAGGAGTAA